The following is a genomic window from Aeromonas sp. FDAARGOS 1405.
CGGATGGTGACCATTGCCCCGGGTGCGGTCGAGACCGAGCTGCTCAGCCACACCACTGACGAGAGCATCAAGGCCGGTTACCACGACTGGAAAGATCAGATGGGCGGCGTCATTGCGCCGGAAGTGATCGCCAATGCCGTGCTCTACGCCTGGAACCAGCCTGCCAACGTCTGCGTGCGCGAGATCGTGCTGGCGGCGACCCGTCAGCAACCTTGAATCCAGCTGACTGACACCATGGGGAGAGCTTGACCCTCCCCCGGGGCACAGGGTTACCATGTGCCCCTTATTTTTTCCGAGTCATTCCATGGTTCTCACCCGTCGCCAACTCGCTCACGCCCGTCGCTGGCTCCCCTTGTGGAGTCTGGTGCTGGTGTTGATGTCGTTTGGCAGCCGGGCCGCAACCGACCTCTGTACCCTGACTACCCACTGCAGCCAGAGCGAGCGCACCCTAGAAAAGGCGATGCCCTGCGGCAGCTTTACCACCGCCCTCTCGATGACGCTGGTAGGCAGCGACAGCCTGACGGTCGCCGTACTGGAACCGGATACCCCCGACTTCGCCTCCCCCTCTCTCTTTATGCCGGACGCCCCGTGCGAGCGGCTCGAACGCCCCCCACGCACCCGGATCTGAAACGCATCCCGTATCGGGCATCTTTTCTTTCAATCTGAGGTGAGTGATGTACAAACCCCTGTTACTGGCCATGCTGGCCGGTACCGTCAGCTTTTCGGCTCTCGCGGCCGAGAAGATGACTGTCTACAAATCCAAATATTGTGGCTGCTGCCAAAGCTGGAACGAGCACATGGAGCAGAATGGCTTCGAACTGGAAGTCATCGAAACCGAACAGCTCGGCGCAGTGAAGCAGCAATACGGTATCGCGCCGGAACTGGCCTCTTGCCATACCGGCATCGTAAATGGCTATGTGATCGAGGGGCATGTACCGGCCGCCGATGTGCAGAAGCTGCTCAGGGAAAAACCGGCGATCCGTGGCCTGACCATTCCGGGCATGCCCCAGAGTGCGCCGGGCATGGATATTCCGGGCCATCCCTATGAGGTACTGAGTATCAGCAACGAGGGCGCGACCAACCGCTGGTCGAGCTACCCCGGCTGACGAAAACTGGCCATGAGAGGGCACTCCCATATCATGTGAGGCACACCTGAGCGGACTCTTGCCGCTCATGGCCAGAAAGAGGGCCGCTATCGCGAGATAGCGGCTTTTTTTGATTACATTTCCTGCAATAACAAGGGATTGCTTGCAACCACCGGCAACAAGGGGCAGATTTAACGCCAATTCATGGAGCCGATGCTCAGGTCTACCAACCCTTTCCAGCGCCAAGGATGCGACATGTTTACCTTTTCCCGAGGAGTTCTGCTGCTAGCCTTTCTGACAGTTCTCCCCCCCACTTATGCCAATGAAGAGCCCGCCATGCTGACAAGCGAACATCCAATCCAGCCGCCCGTGGCCGCCAAACATCCCCGCACTCTGAAAAAACACGGGGATACCCGCATCGACAACTACTACTGGCTGCGTGACGACGAGCGGCAGAAGCCCGAGGTGTTGGACTATCTCAAGGCCGAGAACGCCTATACCGAGGCCATGCTCAAGCCAACCCAACCCCTGCGCGAGCAGCTTTACAAAGAGATGGTCGCCCGCATCCCCCAGCAGGATGAGTCGGTACCCTATGTGAAGAACGGCTACCGCTACCAGACCCGCTATGAGCCGGGCAAGGAGTACGGGATCTATTCGCGCACCAAGCTCGGTGAAGAGCAGGCGAGCCTGCTGCTCGACAGCAACCTGCGGGCTGAAGGGCACGAGTTCTATGCCCTCGGCGCCCTTGAGGTGAGCCGCAACAACCGCTGGCTGGCGGTGGCGGAAGATTTCCTCTCCCGCCGTCAGTACCAGATACAGTTCCTCGATCTGGGGAGCGGCCAGTGGGCCACCGACAAACTGGAAAATACCTCCGGCAATCTGGTGTGGGCCAACGACAACAAGACCGTCTTCTATGTGCGCAAGCACCCGCAGACCCTGCTGCCCTATCAGGTCTATCGCCATACGCTCGGGACGGATCCGGCCACGGACAAGCTGGTCTACGAGGAGAAGGATGACTCCTTCTACATCAGCCTCTACGCCACCACCTCGGAAGATTTCATCGTCATCGCCCTCTCCAGCACCACCACAGGCGAAGCGCGGCTGATCGATGCCAACCAGCCGGAGCACGCCCCACGCCTCTTCCTGCCCCGTCAGGTGGATCACGAATACAGCCTGGATCACTACCGCGGCCGCTTCTATGTGCGCTCCAACAAGGATGGCAAGAACTTCGGCCTCTACGAGACCAAGGAGAGCCCGGTCGATCGCTGGAAGGCGGTGATCGCCCCCAATCCGGAGGTACTGCTGGAGAGCTACGCCCTGTTCAAGGATTGGCTGGTACTGGAAGAGCGCAGCAAAGGGCTGACCCGACTGCGCCAGATCAACTGGCAGAGCGGTGACGAGAAGGAGATCGCCTTCGACGA
Proteins encoded in this region:
- a CDS encoding DUF411 domain-containing protein, which produces MYKPLLLAMLAGTVSFSALAAEKMTVYKSKYCGCCQSWNEHMEQNGFELEVIETEQLGAVKQQYGIAPELASCHTGIVNGYVIEGHVPAADVQKLLREKPAIRGLTIPGMPQSAPGMDIPGHPYEVLSISNEGATNRWSSYPG
- a CDS encoding S9 family peptidase, translating into MFTFSRGVLLLAFLTVLPPTYANEEPAMLTSEHPIQPPVAAKHPRTLKKHGDTRIDNYYWLRDDERQKPEVLDYLKAENAYTEAMLKPTQPLREQLYKEMVARIPQQDESVPYVKNGYRYQTRYEPGKEYGIYSRTKLGEEQASLLLDSNLRAEGHEFYALGALEVSRNNRWLAVAEDFLSRRQYQIQFLDLGSGQWATDKLENTSGNLVWANDNKTVFYVRKHPQTLLPYQVYRHTLGTDPATDKLVYEEKDDSFYISLYATTSEDFIVIALSSTTTGEARLIDANQPEHAPRLFLPRQVDHEYSLDHYRGRFYVRSNKDGKNFGLYETKESPVDRWKAVIAPNPEVLLESYALFKDWLVLEERSKGLTRLRQINWQSGDEKEIAFDDPAYVTWLAYNPEPDTSALRYGYSSMTTPASTYELDMASGERTLLKQQPVAGFKADQYASERLWVTARDGVSVPVSLVYRKDKFKKEQADAPKNPLLVYGYGSYGASMDPDFSSSRLSLLDRGFVYAIAHIRGGEELGRHWYEDGKLLKKQNTFNDFIDVTKALVEQGYGARDQVYAMGGSAGGLLMGAVINQAPELYRGVVAQVPFVDVVTTMLDESIPLTTGEYDEWGNPNQKRYYDYMKSYSPYDQVKAQAYPNLLVTTGLHDSQVQYWEPAKWVAKLRELKTDDNKLLLNTDMDAGHGGKSGRFKAYEDIALEYAFILDLATPAN